In one Dasypus novemcinctus isolate mDasNov1 chromosome 25, mDasNov1.1.hap2, whole genome shotgun sequence genomic region, the following are encoded:
- the LOC101430880 gene encoding cholinephosphotransferase 1, producing the protein MAAGAGARVAPRWLKALAEPLSAAQLRRLEEHGYAAVGVSLLEPPLQLYWTWLLRWVPLWMAPNTITLLGLAVTLLTTLLLVAYCPTATEEAPYWTFLLCALGLFFYQSLDAIDGKQARRTNSCSPLGELFDHGCDSLSTVLMAVGASIAVRLGTHPDWLFFCSFIGMFMFYCAHWQTYVSGVLRFGKVDVTEIQVALIIVFVLSTFGGATMWDYTIPILEIKLKIVPVLGVVGGAVFSCSNYFHVILHGGVGKNGSTIAGTSVLSPGLHIGLIIILAIMIYKKSATNVFEKHPCLYTLMFGCVFAKVAQKLVVAHMMKSELYLQDTVFIGPALLFLDQYFNNFVDEYIVLWIAMVIASFDMTAYFSALCLQISRHLHINIFKTSCHQAPEQVQVLASKNHQNNMD; encoded by the coding sequence ATGGCGGCGGGCGCCGGGGCCAGGGTGGCCCCGCGCTGGCTGAAGGCGCTGGCCGAGCCGCTGAGCGCGGCGCAGCTGCGGCGGCTGGAGGAGCACGGCTACGCCGCCGTCGGCGTCTCCCTGCTCGAGCCGCCGCTGCAGCTCTACTGGACCTGGCTGCTGCGGTGGGTCCCGCTGTGGATGGCCCCCAACACCATCACCCTCCTCGGCCTCGCCGTCACCCTGCTCACCACGCTCCTGCTCGTCGCCTACTGCCCCACTGCCACCGAGGAGGCACCATACTGGACATTCCTTTTATGTGCCCTGGGACTCTTTTTCTACCAGTCACTGGATGCAATTGATGGGAAACAAGCCAGAAGAACAAATTCTTGTTCTCCTTTAGGGGAACTTTTTGACCATGGTTGTGACTCTCTTTCCACAGTGTTAATGGCAGTTGGAGCATCAATTGCTGTTCGCTTAGGAACCCATCCTGACTGGTTGTTTTTCTGCTCTTTTATTGGAATGTTCATGTTTTATTGTGCTCACTGGCAGACTTATGTTTCAGGCGTATTGAGGTTTGGAAAAGTGGATGTAACTGAAATCCAGGTAGCGTTAATAATCGTCTTTGTGTTGTCTACATTTGGAGGAGCAACAATGTGGGACTATACGATACCCattctagaaataaaattgaagattGTTCCAGTTCTTGGAGTAGTAGGTGGAGCAGTTTTTTCCTGTTCAAATTATTTTCATGTTATCCTTCATGGTGGTGTTGGCAAGAATGGATCTACTATAGCAGGCACCAGTGTCTTGTCACCTGGACTCCACATTGGACTAATTATCATACTGGCAATAATGATCTATAAAAAGTCAGCAACTAATGTGTTTGAAAAACATCCTTGTCTTTATACCTTAATGTTTGGATGTGTCTTTGCTAAAGTTGCACAAAAACTAGTGGTAGCTCACATGATGAAAAGTGAACTATACCTTCAAGACACTGTGTTCATTGGGCcagctcttttatttttagatcaATACTTTAATAATTTTGTAGATGAATATATTGTTCTCTGGATAGCAATGGTCATTGCTTCATTTGATATGACGGCATACTTTAGTGCTTTGTGCCTGCAAATTTCAAGACACCTTCAtataaatatcttcaagacttcaTGTCATCAAGCACCTGAACAGGTTCAAGTTCTTGCTTCAAAGAATCATCAGAATAATATGGACTGA